The following coding sequences lie in one Treponema socranskii subsp. buccale genomic window:
- a CDS encoding Rpn family recombination-promoting nuclease/putative transposase, with translation MRKSFDDLTIADDFMFCKVMQDEGICKEFLEMILSDKIGKIIYLSPQNAVAAGIEAKSVRLDLLVKDEAGKSYDIEMQVSNEYNIPKRMRYYQAALDIAFLDKGVHYKTLNDSYILFVCLFDAIGNDKPLYTFENICIEDGQTPLRDGTKKVIINAEAFSKAEDAELKGFLEYVKTGTANTEYTERIETMIQAVKHNEQARQEYRFMSGFEMDAREEGRLEGRSEGLVQGIQQGFSDGAYQKALETARLMKNANCELDFIMQMTGLTKEEVESIS, from the coding sequence ATGAGAAAAAGCTTTGACGACTTAACCATCGCTGATGACTTTATGTTTTGCAAGGTTATGCAGGATGAAGGCATTTGTAAAGAGTTTCTCGAAATGATCTTGTCAGATAAAATCGGGAAAATCATCTACCTGTCGCCGCAAAACGCTGTAGCAGCCGGCATTGAAGCAAAATCGGTGCGGCTCGACCTGCTCGTAAAAGACGAGGCGGGGAAATCGTACGACATTGAGATGCAGGTAAGCAACGAGTACAATATCCCCAAGCGCATGAGATACTATCAGGCGGCGCTTGACATCGCATTCTTGGACAAGGGTGTTCACTACAAAACATTAAACGACAGTTATATCCTCTTTGTGTGCTTGTTTGATGCGATCGGGAACGACAAGCCCCTTTACACGTTTGAAAATATTTGTATCGAAGACGGGCAAACACCCTTACGCGACGGGACAAAAAAGGTTATAATAAATGCGGAAGCCTTTAGCAAAGCCGAAGACGCGGAACTCAAAGGCTTTTTAGAGTATGTCAAAACCGGAACGGCGAATACGGAATACACAGAGAGGATAGAAACGATGATACAGGCAGTAAAACACAACGAACAGGCACGGCAGGAATACCGTTTTATGTCGGGATTCGAGATGGACGCGCGGGAAGAGGGCAGATTGGAAGGTAGAAGCGAAGGTCTTGTGCAAGGCATACAACAAGGATTTTCCGATGGAGCATACCAAAAAGCACTTGAAACGGCACGGCTGATGAAAAATGCAAATTGTGAACTTGATTTTATTATGCAGATGACCGGCCTTACCAAAGAAGAAGTGGAATCGATTAGCTGA
- a CDS encoding Rpn family recombination-promoting nuclease/putative transposase has translation MEYTHKPVEELTFTDDFMFGTVMKNKVICKGVLERLLHIKVGKIEYPSLQKTITPFYESKGIRLDVYVSDPDRIFDIEIQTSIPPFLPKRTRYYQSLMDVDNLLRGQSYAELKESYVIFICTQDPFGKGLPIYEFCNI, from the coding sequence ATGGAATATACTCATAAACCCGTCGAAGAACTTACCTTTACCGACGACTTTATGTTCGGCACGGTCATGAAAAATAAAGTTATATGCAAAGGTGTATTGGAGCGCTTATTGCACATCAAAGTCGGTAAAATCGAATATCCCTCCCTGCAAAAAACGATCACTCCGTTTTACGAAAGCAAGGGCATACGCCTCGACGTCTATGTCTCCGACCCCGATCGCATCTTCGATATCGAAATACAAACGTCGATCCCGCCTTTTCTTCCCAAACGTACGCGCTATTATCAAAGCCTTATGGATGTCGACAATCTCTTGCGGGGACAAAGCTATGCGGAATTAAAAGAGAGTTATGTCATCTTTATCTGTACGCAGGATCCCTTCGGCAAGGGCTTACCCATATACGAGTTTTGCAATATCTAA
- the rny gene encoding ribonuclease Y has product MNTIILFIVLPIAGIILGWIIRWLYARFQLSASEQKAERVKQDAIREAEAQKKEILLNAKDELIRERNQQERENRERRAEVQRYEARVNKKEELLDQRAADYEKRDKEFVDRVESLKKREASVMTQEEEYRKRLEHVSGLSQQQAKELIIKNLENDARHDAQALLNKIEQEAQLTAEKKARDVLVTIVQRLAPEVTSDITVTTVSLPSDEMKGRIIGREGRNIRTLETLTGVDIIIDDTPEAVVISCFDPVRKEIAKVALERLISDGRIHPARIEEIVQKVTHEVQNKIYEEGEKALFDLGIHNMPTEGVRALGRLYFRTSYGQNVLTHSKEVAMIAAALAAEIGGNRELAKRAALLHDIGKGAETESDQNHAEIGAEIARKMGEDPRVINAIAAHHNDIEPTSTEAVYVQIADAISAARPGARRETIDNYVKRLENLEQTAERFSGVEKAYAIQAGRELRILVDNAKVGDEEVKPLAQNIAKQIESDLRYPGRIRITMIRETRIVEYAR; this is encoded by the coding sequence ATGAATACTATCATTTTATTCATTGTTCTCCCGATTGCAGGAATTATTCTTGGATGGATTATTAGATGGCTGTATGCCAGATTTCAACTATCTGCGTCAGAACAAAAAGCTGAACGTGTAAAACAGGATGCAATTCGAGAAGCTGAAGCACAGAAAAAAGAAATTTTGCTCAATGCAAAAGATGAACTCATTCGGGAACGAAACCAGCAGGAACGGGAAAACAGAGAACGACGGGCCGAAGTACAGCGCTATGAAGCCCGCGTAAATAAAAAAGAGGAGCTCCTCGATCAACGGGCTGCCGACTACGAAAAGCGCGATAAGGAATTCGTCGATCGCGTCGAATCGCTGAAAAAACGCGAAGCGTCGGTTATGACGCAGGAAGAAGAATACCGCAAACGTCTCGAACACGTGTCGGGGCTTTCGCAGCAGCAGGCAAAAGAGCTCATCATCAAAAACCTCGAAAACGACGCCCGCCACGATGCGCAGGCACTGCTCAATAAAATCGAGCAGGAAGCACAGCTTACTGCGGAAAAAAAGGCGCGCGATGTGCTTGTGACGATCGTTCAACGCCTTGCGCCGGAAGTTACGAGCGATATTACCGTTACGACGGTATCGCTTCCGAGCGATGAAATGAAGGGCCGTATTATCGGGCGGGAAGGACGCAATATCCGTACGCTCGAAACGCTTACCGGTGTCGATATCATCATCGACGATACGCCGGAAGCGGTTGTCATTTCATGTTTCGATCCGGTGCGCAAAGAGATCGCAAAGGTTGCGCTCGAACGGCTCATATCCGACGGCCGCATTCACCCCGCGCGTATCGAAGAAATCGTGCAAAAAGTTACGCACGAGGTGCAAAATAAGATTTACGAAGAAGGCGAAAAAGCGCTGTTCGATTTGGGCATCCACAATATGCCGACGGAAGGTGTGCGAGCGCTCGGACGGCTTTATTTCCGCACGAGCTACGGGCAAAACGTGCTTACGCACTCGAAAGAAGTGGCGATGATCGCGGCCGCCCTCGCTGCGGAAATCGGCGGAAACCGCGAACTTGCAAAACGCGCGGCGCTGCTCCACGATATCGGCAAAGGAGCCGAAACGGAAAGCGATCAAAATCACGCGGAAATCGGTGCGGAAATCGCACGGAAAATGGGCGAAGATCCCCGCGTCATCAACGCGATCGCGGCTCACCACAACGACATCGAACCGACGAGTACGGAAGCGGTGTACGTGCAGATCGCGGATGCCATTTCGGCCGCACGTCCGGGAGCCCGGCGAGAAACGATCGACAATTACGTCAAGCGTCTTGAAAACCTCGAACAGACGGCGGAACGTTTTTCCGGCGTAGAAAAAGCGTACGCGATTCAAGCCGGCCGCGAACTGCGCATCCTCGTCGACAACGCGAAAGTGGGCGATGAAGAAGTAAAACCGCTCGCACAGAATATCGCAAAACAAATCGAATCGGATCTGCGCTATCCGGGCAGGATCAGAATCACGATGATACGCGAAACGCGCATCGTAGAATACGCGCGGTAA
- a CDS encoding glutamate-5-semialdehyde dehydrogenase, with the protein MDLNSVCASLRRGAEKLALQTAAQKNRALFAVADRIDSGRSALLAANALDVRRAEKAGMTRALVERLSLDDKKIDDIIAGMRIVIAQEDPVGEVVAGWTTPNGMRIRQVRVPFGVVAIIYESRPNVTVDAFCLAYKSGNAILLRGSSSALESNKALVCAIKDGLQKAGVPEAVELSESESREDVTEILHAVGKIDVVIPRGGKALIQNVVQNARVPVIETGSGVCHLYVDETADAATAASITENAKLQRPGACNAIECILVNKKIAVDFLPLLEKKLAGRAQLRADDVCYPILKAASEKDEAAKGGLYGADCVVRAKDEDFGFEFLDYVCAVRAVDSVDEAIEFINAHNTKHSECIVTNDLSHARKFQAQVDAACVYVNASTRFTDGGEFGFGAELGISTQKLHARGPMGIKALTTTKYVIDGEGQIR; encoded by the coding sequence ATGGATTTAAACAGTGTATGCGCTTCTCTCCGGCGAGGAGCCGAAAAACTTGCCCTGCAAACCGCCGCGCAAAAAAACCGCGCGCTTTTTGCCGTTGCCGACCGCATCGATTCCGGTCGTTCCGCGCTCCTTGCGGCGAACGCGCTCGATGTCCGCCGCGCTGAAAAAGCGGGTATGACGCGCGCTCTTGTCGAACGGCTTTCGCTCGACGATAAAAAAATCGACGATATCATTGCGGGTATGCGCATCGTCATCGCTCAGGAAGATCCCGTGGGCGAAGTCGTCGCCGGCTGGACGACTCCGAACGGTATGCGGATACGGCAAGTGCGCGTTCCCTTCGGCGTCGTGGCGATCATCTACGAATCGCGGCCGAACGTTACCGTGGATGCCTTTTGTCTCGCATACAAAAGCGGCAATGCGATTTTGCTGCGCGGATCGTCTTCCGCACTCGAATCGAATAAAGCGCTCGTTTGTGCGATCAAAGACGGATTGCAAAAAGCGGGCGTTCCCGAAGCGGTCGAACTTTCGGAAAGCGAAAGCCGCGAAGACGTCACGGAGATTTTGCACGCCGTCGGAAAAATCGATGTCGTGATTCCGCGCGGCGGCAAAGCGCTCATACAAAACGTCGTGCAAAACGCGCGCGTGCCCGTCATCGAAACGGGAAGCGGCGTGTGTCACCTCTATGTCGATGAAACGGCGGACGCGGCGACGGCGGCGTCGATTACCGAAAACGCAAAGCTTCAGCGTCCCGGCGCGTGCAATGCGATCGAATGTATTTTGGTCAATAAAAAAATCGCGGTCGATTTTTTACCGCTGCTTGAAAAAAAATTGGCCGGTCGTGCGCAGCTCCGCGCGGACGATGTGTGCTATCCGATTTTGAAAGCCGCATCCGAAAAAGACGAAGCTGCAAAAGGCGGGCTCTACGGGGCGGACTGCGTCGTGCGTGCAAAGGACGAAGACTTCGGATTTGAGTTTCTCGATTACGTGTGCGCCGTCCGCGCCGTCGACTCGGTCGATGAAGCGATCGAATTCATAAACGCACACAACACGAAACATTCCGAATGCATCGTGACGAACGACCTCTCTCATGCCCGCAAATTTCAAGCGCAAGTCGATGCCGCCTGTGTCTACGTCAATGCGTCGACGCGCTTTACCGACGGCGGAGAGTTCGGCTTCGGAGCGGAACTCGGCATAAGTACGCAAAAACTCCATGCGCGCGGGCCTATGGGCATCAAAGCGCTGACGACGACGAAATACGTCATCGACGGCGAAGGACAAATTCGATGA
- the proB gene encoding glutamate 5-kinase, with amino-acid sequence MSETEAVNGKAIAEIINRSRKIVIKIGSNTLADATGLPNDGFMENFARQSKTLIDCGKQLVVVSSGAQISGLATIKEWARKRDVHYRQALCAIGQVELMDRWRSAFNKYGLHIGQLLLTKDDFTNDHRTLNIRNTLFTLVDEGVVPIINENDSVSFDEIRIGDNDNLSALTAVLWSADLLILFSDIDGVYTDNPKTNKDAKLVATVTDIASLRKSITIGATNSFGTGGIETKLEAAELSTSYGIPLLLAKGTGTALENLAAGKECGTLFFADEGKLLQDIRRS; translated from the coding sequence ATGAGCGAAACGGAAGCGGTAAACGGAAAAGCGATCGCGGAAATTATTAATCGGTCGCGGAAAATCGTTATCAAAATCGGGAGCAACACGCTTGCGGATGCGACGGGTTTGCCGAACGACGGCTTTATGGAAAACTTCGCGCGTCAATCGAAGACGCTCATAGACTGCGGCAAACAGCTCGTCGTCGTGTCGTCCGGCGCGCAGATCAGCGGGCTTGCGACGATCAAAGAGTGGGCCAGAAAACGGGACGTTCACTACCGACAGGCGCTGTGCGCGATCGGGCAGGTCGAACTCATGGACAGATGGCGGAGCGCGTTCAATAAATACGGTCTGCATATCGGTCAGCTGCTTTTGACAAAGGACGATTTTACGAACGATCACCGCACGCTCAATATACGGAATACGCTTTTTACGCTCGTCGACGAAGGCGTCGTTCCGATCATCAACGAAAACGATTCGGTGTCTTTCGATGAAATCAGGATCGGTGACAACGACAATCTGAGCGCGCTGACGGCGGTTTTGTGGAGCGCGGATCTTTTAATTTTATTCAGCGACATCGACGGCGTTTACACCGATAATCCCAAGACGAACAAAGACGCAAAACTCGTTGCAACGGTAACCGATATCGCATCTCTTCGAAAATCGATTACGATCGGTGCGACGAATTCGTTCGGTACCGGGGGCATCGAAACGAAACTCGAAGCGGCCGAACTTTCGACGTCGTACGGCATCCCGCTCCTTCTTGCAAAGGGTACGGGTACTGCGCTTGAAAATCTTGCGGCGGGAAAGGAATGCGGCACGCTCTTTTTTGCCGATGAAGGAAAATTGTTGCAGGACATCAGGCGGTCTTGA
- a CDS encoding LL-diaminopimelate aminotransferase has protein sequence MIERNRCFANLTAGYLFPEVARRSKTYAASHPDAKLISLSIGNTTEPLEPHISNAMSDYARALATPEGYSGYGDEQGLFELRKKIAETFYEGIAEADEVFISDGAKCDIARIQLLFGRGVRVAVQDPAYPVYVDGSVLIGAAGAPRNGAYEGISYLPCTPKNNFFPDLTKVRDNSIIYFCSPNNPTGYASTREELGRLVDFANAHGCIIVFDAAYAEFIRTPGLPKSIFEISGARTCAIEINSYSKPAGFTGVRLGWSVVPKTLLYADGTPVIKDWSRVMTTLFNGASNIAQRGGLAALDPEGLAEMKKTIDYYLENVRAIGEALSGDNFAKAGVRVYSTGNSPYLWVHFPKYTSWEIFDKILDECRVVTTPGSGFGEAGEGFLRFSSFGHHEAVNEACARLSGLKL, from the coding sequence ATGATAGAAAGAAACCGATGCTTTGCCAATCTCACTGCGGGCTATCTCTTTCCCGAAGTTGCGCGCCGGAGTAAAACTTACGCGGCTTCTCACCCCGATGCGAAGCTCATCAGTTTGAGCATCGGCAATACGACGGAGCCGCTCGAGCCGCATATTTCGAACGCGATGTCGGACTATGCGCGCGCCCTTGCGACTCCCGAAGGTTATTCGGGTTACGGTGACGAACAGGGGCTTTTCGAACTCCGCAAAAAAATCGCCGAAACCTTTTATGAAGGCATTGCGGAAGCCGATGAAGTGTTCATATCCGACGGTGCAAAATGCGATATTGCGCGCATACAGCTTTTGTTCGGACGCGGAGTGCGCGTCGCCGTGCAGGATCCCGCATACCCCGTGTATGTCGACGGATCGGTACTCATCGGTGCGGCGGGCGCACCGCGTAACGGCGCATACGAAGGTATAAGCTATCTTCCATGTACGCCTAAAAATAATTTTTTTCCCGATTTAACAAAAGTGCGCGACAACAGCATCATCTATTTTTGTTCGCCGAACAATCCGACGGGCTACGCGTCCACGAGAGAAGAGCTCGGCCGCCTCGTCGATTTTGCAAATGCTCACGGCTGTATCATCGTATTCGATGCGGCGTACGCGGAGTTTATCCGTACGCCCGGGCTTCCGAAATCGATTTTCGAAATAAGCGGCGCGCGTACCTGTGCGATCGAAATCAATTCGTATTCGAAGCCTGCGGGATTTACCGGCGTCCGGCTCGGCTGGTCGGTCGTGCCGAAAACGCTTTTATATGCCGACGGTACTCCCGTCATCAAAGATTGGTCGCGTGTTATGACCACGCTTTTCAACGGCGCGTCGAATATCGCGCAGAGAGGCGGACTCGCAGCCCTCGATCCCGAAGGCCTTGCCGAAATGAAAAAGACGATCGATTATTATCTTGAAAACGTCCGTGCAATCGGGGAAGCGCTTTCCGGCGATAATTTTGCAAAAGCGGGAGTGCGCGTTTACAGCACCGGAAACTCGCCCTATCTTTGGGTACATTTTCCGAAATACACGAGCTGGGAAATCTTCGATAAAATTCTTGACGAATGCCGCGTCGTAACGACACCCGGTTCGGGGTTCGGAGAAGCGGGTGAAGGATTTTTGCGCTTCAGCTCTTTCGGTCATCACGAAGCCGTAAACGAAGCGTGTGCACGGCTTTCGGGATTGAAGTTGTAA
- a CDS encoding RrF2 family transcriptional regulator — protein sequence MKISTRGRYALRFMIDLAQHNQDEFIPLKDISERQAISIKYLEQITSLLSKYGLLQSVRGPQGGYKLARPQNQYTVGEILRITEGDLAPVRCLETETNECGRRSICATLKLWEGLEKTINSYLDGITLEQLSQLPNRSIKSNKR from the coding sequence ATGAAAATATCGACGCGCGGCAGATATGCGCTCCGCTTTATGATCGACTTGGCGCAGCACAATCAGGATGAATTTATCCCGTTAAAAGATATTTCGGAGCGGCAGGCTATTTCAATAAAATATCTCGAACAAATCACCTCTCTTTTGAGCAAATACGGACTTTTGCAAAGCGTGCGCGGACCGCAAGGCGGATACAAACTTGCGCGGCCGCAAAATCAATACACCGTCGGCGAAATACTGCGCATCACCGAAGGCGATTTGGCACCGGTGAGATGTTTGGAAACCGAAACAAACGAGTGCGGCAGACGGTCAATATGTGCGACTCTCAAATTGTGGGAGGGTCTTGAGAAAACGATCAATTCGTATCTCGACGGCATAACCCTCGAGCAGTTATCGCAGCTCCCGAACCGATCGATTAAATCGAATAAACGATAG
- the proC gene encoding pyrroline-5-carboxylate reductase, giving the protein MADAFDMKKITVSVIGCGAMGGAVIRALCKKIDPQSVKVSAKRFEHAEAIAAETKCTAVKTNTEAARKSDFIFIAVKPAYVLSVLEEISDSLKGDATVVSMAAGVPLEALSKASGKPVVRIMPNMPVSVGEGMTALAASSDVSEESVAAICTILEASGKVERVDEKLMDCVTAVSGSGPAYAFVFIEALADAAVRSGMPRDAAYVYAAQTVKGAAAAVLAGGKSPAALKDAVCSPGGTTIEGVAALEKGGFRSAVFDAVKAACEKSAAMSKR; this is encoded by the coding sequence ATGGCGGATGCTTTCGATATGAAAAAAATCACGGTAAGCGTTATCGGCTGCGGCGCGATGGGCGGAGCGGTTATCCGCGCGCTGTGCAAAAAAATCGATCCGCAGTCAGTGAAAGTGAGCGCAAAACGTTTCGAACACGCTGAAGCGATCGCGGCGGAAACGAAGTGCACCGCAGTAAAGACGAATACGGAAGCCGCCCGAAAAAGCGATTTTATTTTTATCGCGGTAAAGCCCGCTTACGTTCTTTCCGTGCTTGAAGAGATTTCGGACTCTCTCAAAGGCGATGCGACGGTCGTTTCCATGGCCGCAGGCGTTCCGCTCGAAGCGCTCTCTAAAGCTTCGGGAAAACCCGTTGTGCGTATTATGCCGAATATGCCCGTTTCCGTAGGAGAAGGGATGACCGCCCTTGCAGCTTCAAGCGATGTAAGCGAAGAGAGTGTTGCGGCTATATGCACCATCCTCGAAGCTTCGGGGAAAGTCGAGCGCGTCGATGAAAAACTTATGGACTGCGTAACGGCGGTGAGCGGTTCGGGGCCGGCATACGCGTTCGTGTTTATCGAAGCGCTTGCCGATGCCGCAGTCCGCTCGGGTATGCCGAGAGATGCGGCCTACGTCTATGCGGCGCAGACGGTAAAGGGCGCGGCCGCTGCGGTTCTTGCCGGCGGAAAAAGTCCCGCCGCTCTGAAAGATGCCGTATGCTCTCCCGGCGGCACGACGATCGAAGGGGTCGCCGCTTTGGAAAAAGGCGGCTTTCGGTCGGCGGTATTCGATGCCGTAAAAGCCGCCTGTGAAAAATCCGCCGCTATGAGCAAACGGTAA
- a CDS encoding ASCH domain-containing protein, producing MTTAAASYWQKFLQKRGHNPVGRCAGEMCFEAEGFFGDELLALVLAGKKTAFFSSYASYIIDNEELPASGEMYVVLDRSGSPRCIIELTSVRIVPFCEVTHEMVIAEGEDESLETWREKEKGYLEDEGEIVGFAFAEDIKLVFHEFRIVD from the coding sequence ATGACGACCGCTGCCGCGTCTTATTGGCAAAAATTTTTGCAGAAAAGGGGACATAATCCCGTCGGCCGCTGCGCCGGCGAAATGTGTTTTGAAGCGGAGGGATTTTTCGGCGACGAGCTGCTCGCGCTTGTGCTTGCGGGAAAAAAGACTGCATTTTTTTCAAGCTATGCTTCGTATATTATAGATAACGAAGAGCTCCCCGCATCGGGAGAAATGTACGTGGTGCTTGACAGAAGCGGTAGTCCGCGGTGTATTATCGAGCTGACTTCCGTGCGGATCGTTCCGTTTTGTGAAGTGACGCACGAAATGGTGATCGCGGAAGGCGAGGACGAATCGCTTGAAACGTGGCGTGAAAAAGAGAAGGGATATTTGGAAGACGAGGGAGAGATCGTCGGTTTTGCATTTGCCGAAGATATTAAACTTGTTTTTCATGAATTCCGTATTGTCGATTAG
- a CDS encoding NADP-dependent isocitrate dehydrogenase, with protein sequence MTKIPMKNAVAELDGDEMTRVLWQLVKDKLLSPYVDLKTEYYDLSLTKRDETDDKITYEAAEAIKRLGVGVKCATITSNAARMEEYKLSHLTPSPNGIIRAELDGTVFRTPIFVNNINPSVSCWKKPIALGRHAYGDVYKNCEIRTPGAGKAELVFTGTDGKEIRKTIMDMKSAGIIQGIHNLDASIENFARCCFTYALDKNVPVWFGAKDTISKTYDGTFKEIFQCIFDAEYKARFEKAGITYFYTLIDDAVARIMKSEGGMLWACKNYDGDVMSDMIASACGSLAMMTSVLVSPSGAFEYEASHGTVQKHYYRYLKGEKTSTNPVALIFAWTGALAKRGELDGTEALSDFARRLERATLSTIEDGEMTGDIARLASPAPQRVLNSWEFIDAIRNRL encoded by the coding sequence ATGACCAAAATACCGATGAAAAACGCCGTCGCAGAACTCGACGGAGACGAAATGACGCGCGTGTTATGGCAGCTCGTCAAAGACAAATTGCTTTCTCCTTACGTCGATCTCAAAACCGAATACTATGATTTAAGTTTAACAAAGCGCGACGAAACCGACGATAAAATAACCTACGAAGCGGCCGAAGCGATCAAGCGGCTCGGCGTCGGCGTCAAATGCGCGACGATTACGTCGAACGCGGCACGCATGGAAGAATACAAACTCTCGCACCTCACGCCGAGTCCGAACGGCATCATCCGCGCGGAACTCGACGGCACCGTGTTCCGCACACCCATCTTCGTAAACAATATCAATCCGTCCGTTTCGTGTTGGAAAAAACCGATTGCGCTCGGCCGGCACGCATACGGCGACGTATACAAAAATTGTGAAATCCGCACGCCCGGAGCGGGAAAAGCCGAACTCGTGTTTACGGGAACGGACGGCAAAGAGATCCGCAAAACGATCATGGACATGAAAAGCGCCGGCATCATCCAAGGTATCCACAACCTCGACGCGTCCATCGAAAACTTCGCCCGTTGCTGTTTTACCTACGCGCTCGACAAAAACGTACCCGTGTGGTTCGGCGCAAAAGACACGATTTCGAAAACCTACGACGGCACGTTCAAAGAAATCTTTCAGTGCATATTCGACGCCGAATACAAAGCGCGCTTCGAAAAAGCCGGCATCACTTATTTTTACACGCTCATCGACGACGCCGTCGCTCGCATTATGAAAAGCGAAGGCGGCATGCTGTGGGCGTGCAAAAATTACGACGGAGACGTCATGAGCGATATGATCGCATCCGCGTGCGGCAGCCTCGCAATGATGACAAGCGTACTCGTCAGCCCCTCAGGCGCATTCGAATACGAAGCCTCTCACGGCACGGTGCAAAAACACTACTACCGCTACTTAAAAGGCGAAAAGACGTCGACGAATCCCGTTGCGCTCATCTTCGCATGGACGGGCGCGCTCGCAAAACGCGGCGAACTCGACGGCACCGAAGCGCTTAGCGATTTTGCACGACGCCTCGAAAGGGCGACGCTTTCGACAATCGAAGACGGAGAGATGACCGGCGACATAGCGCGCCTCGCCTCCCCTGCGCCCCAGCGCGTGCTCAACTCGTGGGAATTTATCGACGCGATCCGAAACCGGCTTTAG
- a CDS encoding HD domain-containing phosphohydrolase, translated as MQSDSSIDFFDENERRVNIVVVKLYSLFTFAGPVMLAARYFNIFPKANYTFLFAYTLYFALTSLFLFLFIRLVPYTHHTKYLALGMLETIVIFLSIVPGISVFILYILVPILSCMYYNKRFTCRVIIACYIMMMISLYIRSRAAQPYPAGTLYGIRWFITYGTGATLEYVFCVILSYNVVSTAHASLQKQYQQDIRIRAMQTKLIAGFANLVESKDYTTGEHIKRTSEYVRRICLKLRELGYYTGELTDDVVDTMTKAAPLHDLGKISIPEDILSKRGPLTEQEFDMIRKHPLYGASLIEKYLSGIETDEYTETARAMTLGHHEWWNGEGYPLHVSGTDIPLAARIMAAADVLDALLSKRPYKEALSVDETISAIKRLSGRQFDPKVVEAVEAIRASLVAS; from the coding sequence ATGCAATCTGACTCGAGCATCGATTTCTTCGACGAAAACGAACGGCGGGTAAATATCGTCGTTGTAAAATTGTACAGTTTATTTACGTTTGCGGGGCCGGTTATGCTCGCCGCGCGGTATTTCAATATCTTTCCGAAAGCGAATTATACATTTTTATTCGCATATACGCTGTATTTTGCCCTTACGAGCCTTTTTTTATTTTTGTTTATACGGCTTGTTCCCTATACGCATCATACGAAATATCTTGCACTCGGTATGCTCGAGACGATCGTTATCTTTCTTTCAATCGTGCCGGGTATATCGGTTTTTATTTTGTACATACTCGTGCCCATATTGAGCTGTATGTATTACAATAAACGCTTTACGTGTCGGGTCATTATCGCCTGTTATATCATGATGATGATATCGCTGTATATCAGAAGCCGCGCGGCACAGCCTTATCCTGCGGGGACGCTCTACGGCATACGCTGGTTTATAACATACGGTACCGGGGCAACGCTCGAATACGTGTTTTGCGTTATCCTTTCGTACAATGTCGTATCGACGGCGCACGCGAGCCTTCAAAAACAGTACCAACAGGATATACGTATCCGTGCCATGCAGACCAAACTCATCGCGGGTTTTGCAAACCTCGTCGAATCGAAAGATTATACGACAGGAGAACACATTAAACGTACGAGTGAATACGTGCGGCGTATCTGTCTGAAGCTGCGAGAACTCGGTTATTATACCGGCGAACTTACCGACGATGTCGTCGACACGATGACAAAAGCCGCGCCGCTCCACGATTTGGGAAAGATAAGCATTCCCGAAGATATCCTTTCGAAGCGGGGGCCGCTGACCGAACAGGAATTCGACATGATACGGAAACATCCGCTGTACGGAGCGAGCTTGATTGAAAAATATCTTTCGGGTATTGAAACGGACGAATACACGGAAACCGCGCGGGCTATGACACTCGGTCATCACGAATGGTGGAACGGCGAAGGTTATCCGCTGCATGTTTCGGGAACCGATATTCCCCTTGCCGCGCGCATTATGGCTGCGGCGGATGTGCTCGATGCGCTGCTGAGTAAACGTCCGTATAAAGAAGCGCTTTCGGTCGACGAAACGATCAGTGCCATTAAACGGCTGTCGGGCAGACAGTTCGATCCGAAAGTCGTCGAGGCGGTGGAAGCGATCCGCGCAAGTCTTGTCGCCTCTTAA